CTGGCTGTAATCGTAGTGCCTACCATACATACTCTTATTTCACGATCTGTTTCGAGCCATTCTTGTACATAAAGGGTATCCGTTTGAGCCCTGTAATGATGGAAGGACTCCAAATCTGTAATAAGATACACACCGTTCCCCATTGAATTCCTGGGCTCTTTCCCAACAAAGGGGAATCCAAAGGTCTCAATAATTTCCTGAGCTTTTTCATCCGTATTGGCATGAATTTCCGTATAGGGAAACGCATGGGGAAAAGCAGCTTGAATGGCACGGGTCATATCGACTTTATTATGACCTAGTACAATGGTTTCGTAACTAGGGAATATAGCCTTATTCCAAGCATGCACAATCATAGGCAACTGCCATTTCTCTGGGAATAAAATCAGGTCTGCGTCTTTAATCTTATCTGCTTCCTTAAACGTATGTTCGGGCTTAATATACGTAATACCTGGCAAACCAATTGTTCGGTATGGCTGAAATGAAATCATGTTCATCTTCATCTTCTCTTTCTCTAATTCATTCGTAAAACCAAAACTAATCAAATTATAAAAAGATTCTATGAAAATAGCAATAGGAATATTTGTCGAAAATTGCCAAAGACCAATGAGTATGACAGGAGGTTCTGATAGATTTTGTCTTATTTTGCGATTTCCTTTACAGGGGATCATTTGTTTGCCATAATGAGTTCAGATACAATATGTGGTAGTAAATAGTTCCGTGCATGTCAATATGTAACATTTTTGCGCTAGATAGGGATGGTGGAATCGTTTAATCTGCCATCGATTGAAAACGTCAAGGATGGAAGAGAGGGTGGGAGTTGTGGTTGCTTGCTTATTAACGAAAGTTCAATTGTTAGATCGAATTGAAGGAGTACGAGAGCGTATGATTATAGTTGCGGAAAGCCAGGGGTTAACGAGTGAGGAATCATTAAAACTCAGCCATGAATTAGACGAATTAATCAATACCTATCATAAACAAAATGCAAATCAAAAATAAAAACAGTAGGCGAGCGCCTACTGTTTTTTTATTTCTTATCTTGATTTTGTTCCTCACTGAGTTCCTCGAAGCTTTTAACTTTGCCATGTGGACTTTGTTTTTCTTTTCTTTGGCGTAGAGCACGCTCTTTACGTCGTTTTTGATGGCTCATGTTTAATCACCTCAATTTTAGGATGCCTCAGATTTAATTGTTTATGAGCGCAGTTTCTGTCAAGTATTCCTCTAATCGGTCTAAAGCTTCTTTCAATGTATCGATGTTATAGGCATAAGATATTCGCATGTAACCTTGCCCGTATGAAGAGAAAGCATCTCCTGGAACCAGGGCTAGCTTTGCTTTTTCCACCAGATCTAGACCAAAATTAAATGAGCTTTCTTTAAGACCAGGGAAATAGGGGAATACATAAAAAGCGCCACCAGGTTTTGTACAAGGAACTCCCATTTTTGTAAGACGACTATACACGTAATCTAAACGCTCTTTGTATTCTGTACGCATGGCCTCTGTGTCTGCTTTTCCATCTTTGATGGCCCTGAGGGCAGCGTGTTGACTAATAGAAGTAGGGCAAGATACGTTATACTGATGAACTTTTAGCATTTCTTTTGAAAGCCATTCAGGAGCTAACGTATAACCAATTCTCCAACCGGTCATAGAATGAGATTTTGATACGCCGTTAATAACGATGGTTTTGTCTTTCATTCCTTTAAATCTGGCAATCGATGTATGTGGTTCATCGTAGGTTAACTGGCTATAAATTTCATCAGAAAGAACAAATATATCGCGGTTTTCTAAATAGTCTGCGAGGGCTTGAACTTCTTCTCTATTCAAAGTGGCTCCTGTCGGATTAGATGGATAAGGAAGCACAATGCATTTTGTCTTATCAGTAATATGTTGATCTAATATATCCACTGTTAATTTAAAATCTGTGTGAGTTGTATCTACATGAACAGGATGTCCACCTGCAAGACGGATACACGGTTCATACCCTGGGTAAATAGGGGCAGGCAGAATGACTTCATCTCCTGGAGTTAAAATGGTTCTGAATGTAAGATCAATGGCTTGTGAAGCCCCTACAGTGGTAATGATTTCTGTTTCAGGTTGGTAGGAAAGACCATATTCTTGATCAGCAAATTGGGAGATAGCTTCTCGAAGAGGTAACATACCAGCGTTATGGGTATAAGATGTTTGGTTATGTTGTATGGCTTCGATGCCAGCTTGTTTAATATGCTGAGGCGTTGGGAAGTCAGGCTGCCCAATGGTTAATGAGACAACTCCTTCTTTCCCTGAAACCATGTTAAAAAACTTTCGGATCCCTGAAATTTGTATTGATTGTAAGTGCGGATTAATTAAATGATGCACTGTTGTCACCTCCGGTATTCATAAAGACGTCCTACGATGAACGTTTTAATCATCATCATAACATGTTTCACACGGTTGAAGGAAATCCAAATGCATACTTATGTATGCTACTTTAGGTGTATCAATTTTTTTATTTTCATGAGTTAAATTGTTATAATTGATCCATAACGGAAACGTTCGAAAGGGGAGATCGAGTATGGAGCAAACAGGGTTAGTGTTAGAAGGTGGGGGCATGAGAGGTGCTTATACAGCTGGAGTTTTAGACTTTTTCCTAGACGCGGATCTCCACTTTCCTTACGTGGTTGGGGCATCAGCCGGAGCTTGTAACGGTACATCGTATGTCGCAAGGCAAAAGGGACGCAATTACAAAGTGTTAGTAGAGTATGGAGGGCACCCTGAATACATATCCTATAAGCGTGCGATTACGAAACGAGAGCTATTCGGGATGGACTTCATCTTTAATAAACTTCCTAATGAACTTGTACCATTTGATTATGACGGCTTCTTTCAACATTCTAAAAAGACGAAATTCGTGGTCGGTACTACAGATGTCCATACCGGATTGCCAATGTACTATGATTTCTTTGAAGACGGACCTACATTACTATCATTGATCCGTGCTTCGAGTTCCTTGCCTTTTATCGCCCCTATGATCCATCACGAAGGCAAGCAACTGTTGGATGGAGGAATTGCGGATCCAATTCCTATTTCGGCTTCTCTTCAAGAAGGGAATACAAAGCACGTGGTGATTTCCACACGGAATCCTGGATATCGAAAAGATAAGATGAAATTCTCCTGGCTTATGAAACGTAAATTTAAAGATTATCCAAATTTAACTCAGGCACTTGAAAATAGGCACGAACGATATAATAAAACGGTCGAACAAGTAGATGATCTTGTAGAACAAGGAAATGCCTTTATTATTCAACCTAAAAAGCCACTGGCTGTAAGTCGAATCGAAAGGAATCGTGACAAATTACATGCCTTGTACCAACAAGGGTACGAGGAAGCCGAAAGTCAATATGAGGCCTTGCAAGATTTTTTAACGTCTTCTGCTCGTTCAGTTTCGATGAAATGAAATAGGCTTTATTTATAATAAAAGAGTGGATGGGCAAAATCAATTGCGATTTTGCCCATTTTTTTGTCTGTTCTCTAGAAGAAGGCGAAGGGTGCAGGTTGGGGCCATTTCTTTAGATTCTAGTAACGTATAATCATCACCCTTCATGACGATACTTGTAGCATCAAAGGGCAGGAGGTAAAAGAATGGAAGGTTTCTTAACGTTTGATTGGCTTATTAAAGATTCACAGTTAGCACCACTTGGTATAACCGATCAGCACTTACACTTTTTTTTCGCAATGGTTTTAATTATCTTATTCTACAATATCGTTCGTCCCATCATTTACTGGATGATCTTATTAAAGTGGGATAGGTTATTAAGCTATGTTCTAGCTGCATTAGTGGTGCTCTTTATACTTGCATTTTATGAAGTATATCAAGGGGTTAGCGGAACAGGGGAAGTTGAAGTTCGTGATGTATCGAATGGCGCTCTTGCTCTCATTTGTTTCGGAGGGTTTGTAGTTGTGACCTTTGCTACAGAGCGATTGGTGACGTATATTAAACAACACAAAAAACAAAAACCTAAGAGTGTATAGAGGTATGTCCTCCTTTTTGTTTGAATGATATGGTGTGCGGGGTACAAAATAAGTGAAACGTTGTACTCGATGTAACCGTACATATGGTATGAATGAAAAGGAGGAGATCCCATGTTAGGCGCAGCAACTGGATTAGGGATAGCTGGATTATTTTTAGGTATTATAGCTTTTGTATCGATCGCACTATTTGTATTAAATATTATAACGAGTATTTGGGCATATAGAGATGCGCAACGCAAAGGGAAAAGTAAAGAATATGCGATTGTTGTATTAATATTAACAATTATATTCCCTTTTATTGGGCTAATTGTATATTACTTCATTCGAAATGACTAAGAGTTAAGGTGCTATTGTACCCGTTTTGTAGACGAAGCCTTTTAAGGTTTCGTCTTTTTATATTACGAAATCCTCTTATTTACACCACTAGGAGGAAAGATATTTTAATCTGAATGGGAACATGCGACGTTTTAACAAGAAGTGCCTATGAAAATATTGGGGTTCCTTCTATAATAGAGGAAGGTTTACCATATTTTGAGGAGGTTTTTTAGTGGAAACGTATGATAAAGGGATCTTATTAGAAAGTGGAACAAATGAGTTAGAGGTCGTAGAATTTGGAGTAGGACAGAACAAATTCGGAATCAATGTCATTAAAGTCAAAGAAATTCTGAATCCGGTTCCTGTTACCAAAGTTCCTCATGCTCATCAATCCGTTGAAGGAATTATTGAAATTAGAGGAGAGGTAGTTCCGGTTGTTGATGTGGCTCATGCACTAGGTTTTCCTCCTTCTGATCAACCAGAGTTAGATAAATTTATTCTAGCAGAGTTTAATAAAACCAAGATCGTCTTCCATGTACATACCGTTACGCAAATTCATCG
The nucleotide sequence above comes from Pontibacillus chungwhensis. Encoded proteins:
- a CDS encoding ATP-grasp domain-containing protein; the protein is MISFGFTNELEKEKMKMNMISFQPYRTIGLPGITYIKPEHTFKEADKIKDADLILFPEKWQLPMIVHAWNKAIFPSYETIVLGHNKVDMTRAIQAAFPHAFPYTEIHANTDEKAQEIIETFGFPFVGKEPRNSMGNGVYLITDLESFHHYRAQTDTLYVQEWLETDREIRVCMVGTTITASYWKVAEHGQFHHNIARGGHIEYDAIPKEVIELVKQVCHTFNINYAGFDVLLIEGRPYILEFNVLFGNQGLTQSGIEPEREMYRYLTSTFLKPSPTLPSGDKHIS
- a CDS encoding patatin-like phospholipase family protein, whose amino-acid sequence is MEQTGLVLEGGGMRGAYTAGVLDFFLDADLHFPYVVGASAGACNGTSYVARQKGRNYKVLVEYGGHPEYISYKRAITKRELFGMDFIFNKLPNELVPFDYDGFFQHSKKTKFVVGTTDVHTGLPMYYDFFEDGPTLLSLIRASSSLPFIAPMIHHEGKQLLDGGIADPIPISASLQEGNTKHVVISTRNPGYRKDKMKFSWLMKRKFKDYPNLTQALENRHERYNKTVEQVDDLVEQGNAFIIQPKKPLAVSRIERNRDKLHALYQQGYEEAESQYEALQDFLTSSARSVSMK
- a CDS encoding PLDc N-terminal domain-containing protein, coding for MLGAATGLGIAGLFLGIIAFVSIALFVLNIITSIWAYRDAQRKGKSKEYAIVVLILTIIFPFIGLIVYYFIRND
- a CDS encoding aminotransferase A — encoded protein: MHHLINPHLQSIQISGIRKFFNMVSGKEGVVSLTIGQPDFPTPQHIKQAGIEAIQHNQTSYTHNAGMLPLREAISQFADQEYGLSYQPETEIITTVGASQAIDLTFRTILTPGDEVILPAPIYPGYEPCIRLAGGHPVHVDTTHTDFKLTVDILDQHITDKTKCIVLPYPSNPTGATLNREEVQALADYLENRDIFVLSDEIYSQLTYDEPHTSIARFKGMKDKTIVINGVSKSHSMTGWRIGYTLAPEWLSKEMLKVHQYNVSCPTSISQHAALRAIKDGKADTEAMRTEYKERLDYVYSRLTKMGVPCTKPGGAFYVFPYFPGLKESSFNFGLDLVEKAKLALVPGDAFSSYGQGYMRISYAYNIDTLKEALDRLEEYLTETALINN
- a CDS encoding DUF6254 family protein; the protein is MSHQKRRKERALRQRKEKQSPHGKVKSFEELSEEQNQDKK
- a CDS encoding aspartyl-phosphate phosphatase Spo0E family protein → MKTSRMEERVGVVVACLLTKVQLLDRIEGVRERMIIVAESQGLTSEESLKLSHELDELINTYHKQNANQK